The Vicinamibacterales bacterium region CTATTGCGGCTGGCTCTGCGTCCGAACGCCCGGAACGCCGGCCACCCTCTTCGTTGCTGAAGTCGCCTTCTACCCCCTCGGGCTGGCCGTCGGCTGGCTGTACCTCCGAAACGCCGGCGTGCCGGGTCTGGAACGCCGAACCCGTCTTGGCTGGACGCTCCTCGGCTTCGGCGCCTTCGTCCTCTGGATTCTCGGCGCCACGTGGTCGAGTTTCATTGGCTCGGTCGGCAGCGCGACGGATCCCGCCTGGGATGGCCCGCTGGAAATCCTCCAACAGCTCCTCCTGGTTGCTGCGTTTCTGGTCTTTCCCGGACGCACGGTGACCTCTCGTGGCAGAAGACGTCTCGCGGCGGACTTCGGGCTGATCCTGGTCGCCGGCTTCGTGCTGGCCTATCACTACGGCACGCGCGCCGCAGCCCGGGCTTCGCCGGCGAGCCCCTCGGAAGTGGCGTACGTGCAGTCCGTGCTCGACTGGGTGGTGTTCGTCGCCTTGGCGGTGGGCGTGCTGCAGAAACGGGAGGGCGCGACGCGCGGCGCCTTCCTGTGGTTGCTGGTGGCCAACACGCTGTACCTGGCCGCCAATTACCAGTTGGCGGGAACGCCCACCTATCATTCTGGCGACAGCGTGGACGGGATCTGGTTCGCTGCCTGGGCCTGTCGGTGGACGGCCGCCCGATCTGCGTGGCACCGCTATCGAGCGGCGCCGGTCACGAGCCTTCGCGCTGCCGACACGCCGGTCAGCGACCTCCGTGGCGGCCTGTTCTCGTACGCGCTCGTCGCGGGAACGTTTGCGCTTCTCGTCGGACGGGTGACGTTCGGCGAACGCGAGCACCTCGAGATGTTCGTGCTCTCGGCCACGGTCATGGCCGGCTTGCTTCTGATCAGGCAGGTGGTGGAACTGCGCGAGAACCGGCGTGTCTTCGAAGGTCATCTCGCGCAGGAGGCCCGTTTTCGCTCCCTCGTCCAGAACGCGTCGGACGTTGTGCTGATCATCGATGAACGCGAATGCGTGTCGTACGTCAGCGCTTCGGCAGATCGCATACTTGGCCCACGCGCCATCGTCCCGGGAGTTCGCCTGGCCGACCTCCTTCCGAACGAGGATGTCGCGGACCTCGCGGCCACCTTCGCCAAGGCTCCGGGGGGCGTGGCCCGGCGGCAGACGAGGCTGCGCGCCGCCAGCGGCGAATGGCGTGCCGTCGAAATCGCGGCCACCGACTTGCGGGCCGATCCGGCCGTCGGCGGAATCGTGCTCAACTGTCGCGACGTGACCGAGCGCAGCGAACTCGAGGACCAGCTCCGCCAGGCGCAGAAGCTCGATGCCGTCGGCCATCTCGCGGGCGGATTGGCTCACGACTTCAACAACGTGTTGACGGTCATCCGCGGGTACGCCCAGTTGGTCCGCGACGACTTCCCGCCGTCGTCTCGGGCGGGAATGGATCTTCAGAACATCGAAGAGGCCGTCGACCGTGCCGCGGCCGTGACCCAGAAACTGCTGGCCTTCAGCCGGGAGCAGGCCGTTCACCGAACCGTGCTGGATCTGAATGCGGTGCTGCGCGGACTCAGTCCGCTGCTACGGCAGTTGCTGACGGATCGAATCGAGGTGGACATCGACTTCGGGGTCGGGCTGTGGACCATCAGGGCCGACCAGAGCCAGATGGAACAGGTCATCGTCAACCTGGTCAGCAACGCGCGTGACGCGATGCCGCAGGGTGGCCGCGTGCGAATCAGCACCGCCAATCGCATTCTCACCGCACCGATGCCGGCAACCGGTGGCTTGCCGGCGGGCGATTACATCGCTCTCGTCGTCAGTGACCAGGGCACCGGGATGTCGGACGAGGTGCGCGAGCGCATCTTCGAGCCGTTCTTCTCGACCAAGCCGAAGGATGAGGGTCTCGGACTTGGGCTCGCGATGGTCCACGGCATCGTCACCCACTCCGGAGGACGCGTGGTCGTCGAGAGCGCCGTGGGCCGCGGCACGACGTGCACGATCCTGCTTCCGCGCGGCGTGGAGGACCGCGCGTCATGATTCCGCGGGTGCGGGCGGCGCTTTGTTCCCCCTACCTGGGCGATGGCGTGGCCGCGCTGTACGCCGTGGCGTATCTCGCCTGGGCAGCCGTGCACGAGTCCGGGACGCCGCTGAACGACTTCATCGCCGACGCCGCGTTCTACCCGTTGGGCTTGACGGTGTGCTGGCTGGCCTTGCGCAACGCCCGCGCCGCTTCGCGCACGGGCCTGGGCGTTCGTGACAGCGTGGCGTGGCGTTTGCTCGCGGCCTCTGCGCTGACGCTTTGGATCAGTGGCACGGCCTGGGCCAACCTCGTGAAGCTCACCGGGCTGACCAGCACGCCGGGCTGGATCCACGGCCTGGAGTATCTCCAGCTGTCCCTGACCATCGCGGCCTGCCTGACGTTTCCTGCCCGCCGGCCCGTCCCGCGGGCACGCGTCCGCTTCTGGCTGGATGTCGCCTTGATGCTCGTCGCGTCGGGTGCGCTCGCCGCGCTCTACCGAAGCTCCGTGATCGCACCCGTGTCGAATGTCGAGTGGCTGAACTTGGTGATCGTGCGGGCGGCGCTCGACTGGGGTGTGTTCTTCACGCTCGCCGTGGGGGTCTTCCACAAGCGCGACCGCACAATCCGCGTGGTCGCGGCTTGCCTGCTCGCCGCGAACATCTGCGTGCTGATGGCCAACTGGCTGCTCACGACGCTGCCGAGCTATCGGGCCGGGAACCCGGTCGATGCCCTGTGGTTCTCCGCGTGGGTCTTGAAGGCCGCTGCGGCCCGATACGCGTGGCATCGGTATCGCCTGGGGCGCGGCCGCGACGAGAGCGACGATGACAGTGAGTTCCGCGGGGCAGCCCTGCCCCGGG contains the following coding sequences:
- a CDS encoding ATP-binding protein, with amino-acid sequence MRRVVRPEYTADYLALAYGLAYCGWLCVRTPGTPATLFVAEVAFYPLGLAVGWLYLRNAGVPGLERRTRLGWTLLGFGAFVLWILGATWSSFIGSVGSATDPAWDGPLEILQQLLLVAAFLVFPGRTVTSRGRRRLAADFGLILVAGFVLAYHYGTRAAARASPASPSEVAYVQSVLDWVVFVALAVGVLQKREGATRGAFLWLLVANTLYLAANYQLAGTPTYHSGDSVDGIWFAAWACRWTAARSAWHRYRAAPVTSLRAADTPVSDLRGGLFSYALVAGTFALLVGRVTFGEREHLEMFVLSATVMAGLLLIRQVVELRENRRVFEGHLAQEARFRSLVQNASDVVLIIDERECVSYVSASADRILGPRAIVPGVRLADLLPNEDVADLAATFAKAPGGVARRQTRLRAASGEWRAVEIAATDLRADPAVGGIVLNCRDVTERSELEDQLRQAQKLDAVGHLAGGLAHDFNNVLTVIRGYAQLVRDDFPPSSRAGMDLQNIEEAVDRAAAVTQKLLAFSREQAVHRTVLDLNAVLRGLSPLLRQLLTDRIEVDIDFGVGLWTIRADQSQMEQVIVNLVSNARDAMPQGGRVRISTANRILTAPMPATGGLPAGDYIALVVSDQGTGMSDEVRERIFEPFFSTKPKDEGLGLGLAMVHGIVTHSGGRVVVESAVGRGTTCTILLPRGVEDRAS